In Equus caballus isolate H_3958 breed thoroughbred chromosome 7, TB-T2T, whole genome shotgun sequence, one DNA window encodes the following:
- the CAMSAP3 gene encoding calmodulin-regulated spectrin-associated protein 3 isoform X5, translated as MVEAAPPGPGPLRRTFLVPEIKSLDQYDFSRAKAAASLAWVLRAAFGGAEHVPSELWEPFYTDQYAQEHVKPPVTRLLLSAELYCRAWRQALPQLETPPSPAALLALLARRGTVPALPERPVQEADLRHQPILMGAHLAVIDALMVAFALEWTKTVPGPLALASLEHKLLFWVDTTIRRLQEKTEQEAAQRASPAAPADGVAPAQPSIRYRKDRAVARRAPCFPTVTSLQDLASGAALAATIHCYCPQLLRLEEVCLKDPMSVADSLYNLQLVQDFCACRLPRGCPLSLEDLLYVPPPLKINLVVLLAEMFMCFEVLKPDFVQAKDLPDSHAASPRAMEASTPQNGSGSSSPVFNFRHPLLSSGSPQSPLRGSTGSLKSSPSMSHMEALGKAWNRQLSRPLSQAVSFSTPFGLDSDVDVVMGDPVLLRSASSDSLGPPRSVPARTPAQPPPEPGDLPTIEEALQIIHSAEPRLLPDGAADGSFYLHSPEGPSKLPLASPYPPEGASKPLPDGPTKAPVYLPHPEGPLKPSPCPAGEVSKLPALSEGSPKAAASSPAASNSEVKMTSFAERKKQLVKAEPEAGSPAAGSAAPEALSSEMSELGARLEEKRRAIEAQKRRIEAIFAKHRQRLGKSAFLQVQPREAGGEVEVEEELGPASGGERPAGEGQGEPAPRPKAVTFSPELGPAPPEGLGDYNRAVSKLSAALSSLQRDMQRLTDQQQRLLAPPEAPAPAPPPAAWVIPGPTTGPKAASPSPARRAPAARRSPGPGPSPTPRSPKHARPAELRLAPLTRVLTPPHDVDSLPHLRKFSPSQVPVQTRSSILLAERPPPEEPAARPGLIEIPLGSLGEPPAEDEGDGSPPGAEDSLEEEASSEGEPRAGLGFFYKDEDKPEDEMAQKRASLLERQQRRAEEARRRRQWQEAEREQRREEAARLAQEEAAPGPPAPPAPAATPAPAARAPAEEEVGPRRGEFTRLEYERRAQLKLMDDLDKVLRPRAAGTGGPGRGGRRAPRPRSGCCDDSALARSPARGLLGSRLSKVYSQSTLSLSTVANEANNLGVKRPTSRAPSPSGLMSPSRLPGSRERDWENGSNASSPASVPEYTGPRLYKEPSAKSNKFIIHNALSHCCLAGKVNEPQKNRILEEIEKSKANHFLILFRDSSCQFRALYTLSGETEELSRLAGYGPRTVTPAMVEGIYKYNSDRKRFTQIPAKTMSMSVDAFTIQGHLWQGKKPTTPKKGGSTPK; from the exons AGCATGTGCCCTCGGAGCTGTGGGAGCCCTTCTACACGGACCAGTACGCGCAGGAGCACGTGAAGCCCCCGGTGACGCGGCTGCTGCTCTCGGCCGAGCTCTACTGCCGGGCCTGGCGCCAGGCGCTGCCGCAGCTCGAGACACCCCCCAGCCCCGCCGCCTTACTGGCCCTGCTGGCGCGGAGGGGCACGGTGCCCGCGCTGCCCGAGCGCCCAGTGCAGGAGGCCGACCTCAGGCACCAGCCCATCCTCATG GGAGCCCACCTGGCTGTCATTGACGCTCTCATGGTTGCCTTCGCTTTGGAGTGGACAAAGACGGTGCCCGGTCCGTTGGCCCTGGCCAGCTTGGAGCACAAGCTCCTTTTCTGGGTGGACACG accATCCGGCGGCTGCAGGAGAAGACAGAACAGGAAGCCGCCCAGAGAGCATCTCCCGCGGCCCCTGCAGATGGGGTGGCCCCAGCGCAGCCCTCG ATCCGATACCGCAAGGACCGTGCCGTGGCCCGACGCGCCCCCTGCTTTCCAACAGTGACCAGCCTCCAGGACCTGGCAAGTGGGGCTGCGCTGGCCGCCACAATCCACTGCTATTGTCCCCAGCTGTTGCGACTGGAGG AGGTGTGCCTCAAAGACCCCATGTCTGTGGCGGACAGCCTGTACAACCTCCAGCTGGTGCAGGATTTCTGCGCCTGCCGCCTTCCTCGTGGCTGCCCGCTGTCTCTCGAAGACCTGCTTTATGTCCCACCGCCCCTCAAG ATCAACCTGGTGGTGCTGCTGGCCGAGATGTTCATGTGCTTCGAGGTGCTCAAACCCGACTTCGTGCAGGCCAAGGACCTGCCTGACAGTCACG CTGCCTCCCCCCGGGCCATGGAGGCCTCCACCCCTCAGAACGGCAGTGGCAGCAG TTCTCCTGTCTTCAACTTCCGCCACCCTCTCCTGTCATCTGGCAGCCCCCAGTCCCCACTCCGTGGATCTACAG GCTCGCTGAAGTCCTCCCCGTCCATGTCCCACATGGAGGCCCTCGGCAAGGCCTGGAACCGTCAGCTCAG CCGTCCCCTTTCCCAGGCCGTCTCGTTCAGCACCCCCTTTGGCCTGGACAGCGACGTGGATGTTGTCATGGGAGACCCCGTCCTCCTGCGCTCCGCCAGCTCGGACAGCCTGGGTCCCCCGCGCTCCGTGCCCGCCCGGACCCCCGCCCAGCCACCCCCGGAGCCTGGTGACCTGCCCACCATCGAGGAGGCCCTACAGATCATCCACAGTGCCGAGCCCCGGCTGCTCCCGGATGGGGCTGCCGACGGCAGCTTCTACCTCCACTCCCCGGAGGGGCCCTCCAAACTGCCACTGGCCTCCCCGTACCCGCCCGAGGGGGCCTCAAAACCACTGCCCGATGGGCCCACCAAAGCACCCGTCTACTTGCCCCACCCCGAGGGCCCCTTGAAACCGTCTCCCTGCCCAGCCGGGGAGGTATCGAAACTGCCAGCCCTGTCTGAGGGCTCCCCAAAGGCGGCGGCTTCGTCCCCGGCGGCCAGCAACTCGGAAGTGAAGATGACCAGCTTTGCTGAACGCAAGAAGCAGCTAGTGAAGGCCGAGCCCGAGGCTGGGTCCCCGGCAGCCGGCTCAGCGGCCCCGGAGGCCCTGAGCTCGGAGATGAGTGAGCTTGGAGCCCGGCTAGAGGAGAAGCGCCGGGCTATAGAAGCGCAGAAGCGCCGGATCGAGGCCATCTTTGCCAAGCACCGGCAGCGCCTGGGCAAGAGCGCCTTCCTGCAGGTGCAGCCCCGGGAGGCCGGcggggaggtggaggtggaggaggagctgggcccGGCCTCTGGTGGGGAGCGGCCAGCAGGCGAGGGCCAGGGCGAGCCGGCCCCACGGCCCAAGGCAGTGACCTTCTCGCCAGAACTGGGCCCGGCGCCCCCCGAGGGGCTGGGGGACTACAACCGGGCCGTCAGCAAGCTGAGCGCCGCCTTGAGCTCGCTGCAGCGGGACATGCAGAGGCTCACGGACCAGCAGCAGCGGCTCCTGGCCCCACCCGAGGCCCCcgcgccggccccgccgcccgccgcgtGGGTCATCCCTGGCCCCACGACGGGTCCCAAAGCCGcgtcccccagccctgcccggcGCGCCCCAGCCGCCCGGCGCAGCCCCGGGCCCGGCCCCAGCCCGACACCCCGCAGCCCGAAGCATGCACGGCCAGCGGAGCTGCGGCTGGCGCCCCTGACGAGGGTGCTCACGCCTCCCCACGATGTAGACAGCCTCCCCCACCTGCGCAAGTTCTCGCCGAGCCAGGTGCCTGTGCAGACACGCTCCTCTATCCTCCTGGCGGAGCGGCCGCCTCCTGAGGAGCCTGCGGCCCGGCCCGGCCTCATCGAGATCCCACTGGGCAGCCTGGGAGAGCCCCCGGCCGAGGATGAGGGAGACGGGAGCCCCCCTGGGGCTGAGGACTCCTTAGAGGAAGAGGCGTCTTCAGAGGGAGAGCCCCGAGCTGGGCTGGGCTTCTTCTATAAG GATGAAGACAAGCCTGAGGACGAGATGGCTCAGAAGCGGGCCAGCCTGCTGGAGCGCCAGCAGCGGCGGGCGGAGGAGGCCCGGCGGCGGAGGCAGTGGCAGGAGGCCGAGAGGGAGCAGCGCCGGGAGGAGGCCGCGCG GCTGGCCCAGGAGGAGGCGGCCCCTGGGCCCCCggcccccccagcccctgcgGCGACCCCGGCCCCTGCTGCCAGGGCCCCGGCCGAGGAGGAGGTGGGCCCCCGGCGCGGGGAGTTCACGCGGCTGGAGTACGAGCGACGGGCCCAGCTGAAGCTGATGGATGACCTCGATAAGGTGCTGCGGCCCCGGGCTGCGGGGACAGGGGGCCCAGGCCGGGGTGGACGCAGGGCCCCCCGGCCACGCTCTGGTTGCTGTGATGATTCGGCCCTGGCACGGAGCCCGGCCCGCGGCCTGCTGG GCTCTCGGCTCAGCAAGGTCTACTCCCAGTCCACGCTGTCACTGTCCACCGTGGCCAACGAGGCCAACAACCTAGGCGTGAAGAGGCCCACGTCTCG GGCTCCCTCCCCCTCCGGCCTCATGTCCCCGAGCCGCCTGCCTGGCAGCCGAGAACGGGACTGGGAGAATGGCAGCAACGCCTCCTCCCCGGCGTCGGTCCCGGAGTACACAG GTCCGCGGCTGTACAAGGAGCCCAGTGCCAAGTCCAACAAGTTCATCATCCACAACGCCCTGTCCCACTGCTGCCTGGCGGGCAAGGTGAACGAGCCGCAGAAGAACCGCATTCTCGAG GAGATCGAGAAGAGCAAGGCCAACCACTTCCTGATCCTCTTCCGCGACTCGAGCTGCCAGTTCCGGGCCCTCTACACGCTGTCGGGGGAGACGGAGGAGCTGTCGCGGCTGGCGGGCTACGGCCCGCGGACAGTGACGCCCGCCATGGTGGAGGGCATCTACAAGTACAACTCGGACCGCAAGCGCTTCACGCAGATCCCTGCCAAGACCATGTCCATGAGCGTGGATGCCTTCACCATCCAGGGTCACCTCTGGCAGGGCAAGAAGCCCACCACCCCCAAGAAGGGCGGCAGCACCCCCAAATAG
- the CAMSAP3 gene encoding calmodulin-regulated spectrin-associated protein 3 isoform X1, with amino-acid sequence MVEAAPPGPGPLRRTFLVPEIKSLDQYDFSRAKAAASLAWVLRAAFGGAEHVPSELWEPFYTDQYAQEHVKPPVTRLLLSAELYCRAWRQALPQLETPPSPAALLALLARRGTVPALPERPVQEADLRHQPILMGAHLAVIDALMVAFALEWTKTVPGPLALASLEHKLLFWVDTTIRRLQEKTEQEAAQRASPAAPADGVAPAQPSCPTRWYWKLVPHAIAFCLKESGSKPPMIRYRKDRAVARRAPCFPTVTSLQDLASGAALAATIHCYCPQLLRLEEVCLKDPMSVADSLYNLQLVQDFCACRLPRGCPLSLEDLLYVPPPLKINLVVLLAEMFMCFEVLKPDFVQAKDLPDSHAASPRAMEASTPQNGSGSSSPVFNFRHPLLSSGSPQSPLRGSTGSLKSSPSMSHMEALGKAWNRQLSRPLSQAVSFSTPFGLDSDVDVVMGDPVLLRSASSDSLGPPRSVPARTPAQPPPEPGDLPTIEEALQIIHSAEPRLLPDGAADGSFYLHSPEGPSKLPLASPYPPEGASKPLPDGPTKAPVYLPHPEGPLKPSPCPAGEVSKLPALSEGSPKAAASSPAASNSEVKMTSFAERKKQLVKAEPEAGSPAAGSAAPEALSSEMSELGARLEEKRRAIEAQKRRIEAIFAKHRQRLGKSAFLQVQPREAGGEVEVEEELGPASGGERPAGEGQGEPAPRPKAVTFSPELGPAPPEGLGDYNRAVSKLSAALSSLQRDMQRLTDQQQRLLAPPEAPAPAPPPAAWVIPGPTTGPKAASPSPARRAPAARRSPGPGPSPTPRSPKHARPAELRLAPLTRVLTPPHDVDSLPHLRKFSPSQVPVQTRSSILLAERPPPEEPAARPGLIEIPLGSLGEPPAEDEGDGSPPGAEDSLEEEASSEGEPRAGLGFFYKDEDKPEDEMAQKRASLLERQQRRAEEARRRRQWQEAEREQRREEAARLAQEEAAPGPPAPPAPAATPAPAARAPAEEEVGPRRGEFTRLEYERRAQLKLMDDLDKVLRPRAAGTGGPGRGGRRAPRPRSGCCDDSALARSPARGLLGSRLSKVYSQSTLSLSTVANEANNLGVKRPTSRAPSPSGLMSPSRLPGSRERDWENGSNASSPASVPEYTGPRLYKEPSAKSNKFIIHNALSHCCLAGKVNEPQKNRILEEIEKSKANHFLILFRDSSCQFRALYTLSGETEELSRLAGYGPRTVTPAMVEGIYKYNSDRKRFTQIPAKTMSMSVDAFTIQGHLWQGKKPTTPKKGGSTPK; translated from the exons AGCATGTGCCCTCGGAGCTGTGGGAGCCCTTCTACACGGACCAGTACGCGCAGGAGCACGTGAAGCCCCCGGTGACGCGGCTGCTGCTCTCGGCCGAGCTCTACTGCCGGGCCTGGCGCCAGGCGCTGCCGCAGCTCGAGACACCCCCCAGCCCCGCCGCCTTACTGGCCCTGCTGGCGCGGAGGGGCACGGTGCCCGCGCTGCCCGAGCGCCCAGTGCAGGAGGCCGACCTCAGGCACCAGCCCATCCTCATG GGAGCCCACCTGGCTGTCATTGACGCTCTCATGGTTGCCTTCGCTTTGGAGTGGACAAAGACGGTGCCCGGTCCGTTGGCCCTGGCCAGCTTGGAGCACAAGCTCCTTTTCTGGGTGGACACG accATCCGGCGGCTGCAGGAGAAGACAGAACAGGAAGCCGCCCAGAGAGCATCTCCCGCGGCCCCTGCAGATGGGGTGGCCCCAGCGCAGCCCTCG TGCCCCACACGCTGGTACTGGAAGCTGGTTCCT CACGCAATTGCCTTCTGTTTGAAGGAGTCGGGGAGCAAACCCCCCATG ATCCGATACCGCAAGGACCGTGCCGTGGCCCGACGCGCCCCCTGCTTTCCAACAGTGACCAGCCTCCAGGACCTGGCAAGTGGGGCTGCGCTGGCCGCCACAATCCACTGCTATTGTCCCCAGCTGTTGCGACTGGAGG AGGTGTGCCTCAAAGACCCCATGTCTGTGGCGGACAGCCTGTACAACCTCCAGCTGGTGCAGGATTTCTGCGCCTGCCGCCTTCCTCGTGGCTGCCCGCTGTCTCTCGAAGACCTGCTTTATGTCCCACCGCCCCTCAAG ATCAACCTGGTGGTGCTGCTGGCCGAGATGTTCATGTGCTTCGAGGTGCTCAAACCCGACTTCGTGCAGGCCAAGGACCTGCCTGACAGTCACG CTGCCTCCCCCCGGGCCATGGAGGCCTCCACCCCTCAGAACGGCAGTGGCAGCAG TTCTCCTGTCTTCAACTTCCGCCACCCTCTCCTGTCATCTGGCAGCCCCCAGTCCCCACTCCGTGGATCTACAG GCTCGCTGAAGTCCTCCCCGTCCATGTCCCACATGGAGGCCCTCGGCAAGGCCTGGAACCGTCAGCTCAG CCGTCCCCTTTCCCAGGCCGTCTCGTTCAGCACCCCCTTTGGCCTGGACAGCGACGTGGATGTTGTCATGGGAGACCCCGTCCTCCTGCGCTCCGCCAGCTCGGACAGCCTGGGTCCCCCGCGCTCCGTGCCCGCCCGGACCCCCGCCCAGCCACCCCCGGAGCCTGGTGACCTGCCCACCATCGAGGAGGCCCTACAGATCATCCACAGTGCCGAGCCCCGGCTGCTCCCGGATGGGGCTGCCGACGGCAGCTTCTACCTCCACTCCCCGGAGGGGCCCTCCAAACTGCCACTGGCCTCCCCGTACCCGCCCGAGGGGGCCTCAAAACCACTGCCCGATGGGCCCACCAAAGCACCCGTCTACTTGCCCCACCCCGAGGGCCCCTTGAAACCGTCTCCCTGCCCAGCCGGGGAGGTATCGAAACTGCCAGCCCTGTCTGAGGGCTCCCCAAAGGCGGCGGCTTCGTCCCCGGCGGCCAGCAACTCGGAAGTGAAGATGACCAGCTTTGCTGAACGCAAGAAGCAGCTAGTGAAGGCCGAGCCCGAGGCTGGGTCCCCGGCAGCCGGCTCAGCGGCCCCGGAGGCCCTGAGCTCGGAGATGAGTGAGCTTGGAGCCCGGCTAGAGGAGAAGCGCCGGGCTATAGAAGCGCAGAAGCGCCGGATCGAGGCCATCTTTGCCAAGCACCGGCAGCGCCTGGGCAAGAGCGCCTTCCTGCAGGTGCAGCCCCGGGAGGCCGGcggggaggtggaggtggaggaggagctgggcccGGCCTCTGGTGGGGAGCGGCCAGCAGGCGAGGGCCAGGGCGAGCCGGCCCCACGGCCCAAGGCAGTGACCTTCTCGCCAGAACTGGGCCCGGCGCCCCCCGAGGGGCTGGGGGACTACAACCGGGCCGTCAGCAAGCTGAGCGCCGCCTTGAGCTCGCTGCAGCGGGACATGCAGAGGCTCACGGACCAGCAGCAGCGGCTCCTGGCCCCACCCGAGGCCCCcgcgccggccccgccgcccgccgcgtGGGTCATCCCTGGCCCCACGACGGGTCCCAAAGCCGcgtcccccagccctgcccggcGCGCCCCAGCCGCCCGGCGCAGCCCCGGGCCCGGCCCCAGCCCGACACCCCGCAGCCCGAAGCATGCACGGCCAGCGGAGCTGCGGCTGGCGCCCCTGACGAGGGTGCTCACGCCTCCCCACGATGTAGACAGCCTCCCCCACCTGCGCAAGTTCTCGCCGAGCCAGGTGCCTGTGCAGACACGCTCCTCTATCCTCCTGGCGGAGCGGCCGCCTCCTGAGGAGCCTGCGGCCCGGCCCGGCCTCATCGAGATCCCACTGGGCAGCCTGGGAGAGCCCCCGGCCGAGGATGAGGGAGACGGGAGCCCCCCTGGGGCTGAGGACTCCTTAGAGGAAGAGGCGTCTTCAGAGGGAGAGCCCCGAGCTGGGCTGGGCTTCTTCTATAAG GATGAAGACAAGCCTGAGGACGAGATGGCTCAGAAGCGGGCCAGCCTGCTGGAGCGCCAGCAGCGGCGGGCGGAGGAGGCCCGGCGGCGGAGGCAGTGGCAGGAGGCCGAGAGGGAGCAGCGCCGGGAGGAGGCCGCGCG GCTGGCCCAGGAGGAGGCGGCCCCTGGGCCCCCggcccccccagcccctgcgGCGACCCCGGCCCCTGCTGCCAGGGCCCCGGCCGAGGAGGAGGTGGGCCCCCGGCGCGGGGAGTTCACGCGGCTGGAGTACGAGCGACGGGCCCAGCTGAAGCTGATGGATGACCTCGATAAGGTGCTGCGGCCCCGGGCTGCGGGGACAGGGGGCCCAGGCCGGGGTGGACGCAGGGCCCCCCGGCCACGCTCTGGTTGCTGTGATGATTCGGCCCTGGCACGGAGCCCGGCCCGCGGCCTGCTGG GCTCTCGGCTCAGCAAGGTCTACTCCCAGTCCACGCTGTCACTGTCCACCGTGGCCAACGAGGCCAACAACCTAGGCGTGAAGAGGCCCACGTCTCG GGCTCCCTCCCCCTCCGGCCTCATGTCCCCGAGCCGCCTGCCTGGCAGCCGAGAACGGGACTGGGAGAATGGCAGCAACGCCTCCTCCCCGGCGTCGGTCCCGGAGTACACAG GTCCGCGGCTGTACAAGGAGCCCAGTGCCAAGTCCAACAAGTTCATCATCCACAACGCCCTGTCCCACTGCTGCCTGGCGGGCAAGGTGAACGAGCCGCAGAAGAACCGCATTCTCGAG GAGATCGAGAAGAGCAAGGCCAACCACTTCCTGATCCTCTTCCGCGACTCGAGCTGCCAGTTCCGGGCCCTCTACACGCTGTCGGGGGAGACGGAGGAGCTGTCGCGGCTGGCGGGCTACGGCCCGCGGACAGTGACGCCCGCCATGGTGGAGGGCATCTACAAGTACAACTCGGACCGCAAGCGCTTCACGCAGATCCCTGCCAAGACCATGTCCATGAGCGTGGATGCCTTCACCATCCAGGGTCACCTCTGGCAGGGCAAGAAGCCCACCACCCCCAAGAAGGGCGGCAGCACCCCCAAATAG
- the CAMSAP3 gene encoding calmodulin-regulated spectrin-associated protein 3 isoform X4 produces the protein MVEAAPPGPGPLRRTFLVPEIKSLDQYDFSRAKAAASLAWVLRAAFGGAEHVPSELWEPFYTDQYAQEHVKPPVTRLLLSAELYCRAWRQALPQLETPPSPAALLALLARRGTVPALPERPVQEADLRHQPILMGAHLAVIDALMVAFALEWTKTVPGPLALASLEHKLLFWVDTTIRRLQEKTEQEAAQRASPAAPADGVAPAQPSCPTRWYWKLVPHAIAFCLKESGSKPPMIRYRKDRAVARRAPCFPTVTSLQDLASGAALAATIHCYCPQLLRLEEVCLKDPMSVADSLYNLQLVQDFCACRLPRGCPLSLEDLLYVPPPLKINLVVLLAEMFMCFEVLKPDFVQAKDLPDSHAASPRAMEASTPQNGSGSSSPVFNFRHPLLSSGSPQSPLRGSTGSLKSSPSMSHMEALGKAWNRQLSDVDVVMGDPVLLRSASSDSLGPPRSVPARTPAQPPPEPGDLPTIEEALQIIHSAEPRLLPDGAADGSFYLHSPEGPSKLPLASPYPPEGASKPLPDGPTKAPVYLPHPEGPLKPSPCPAGEVSKLPALSEGSPKAAASSPAASNSEVKMTSFAERKKQLVKAEPEAGSPAAGSAAPEALSSEMSELGARLEEKRRAIEAQKRRIEAIFAKHRQRLGKSAFLQVQPREAGGEVEVEEELGPASGGERPAGEGQGEPAPRPKAVTFSPELGPAPPEGLGDYNRAVSKLSAALSSLQRDMQRLTDQQQRLLAPPEAPAPAPPPAAWVIPGPTTGPKAASPSPARRAPAARRSPGPGPSPTPRSPKHARPAELRLAPLTRVLTPPHDVDSLPHLRKFSPSQVPVQTRSSILLAERPPPEEPAARPGLIEIPLGSLGEPPAEDEGDGSPPGAEDSLEEEASSEGEPRAGLGFFYKDEDKPEDEMAQKRASLLERQQRRAEEARRRRQWQEAEREQRREEAARLAQEEAAPGPPAPPAPAATPAPAARAPAEEEVGPRRGEFTRLEYERRAQLKLMDDLDKVLRPRAAGTGGPGRGGRRAPRPRSGCCDDSALARSPARGLLGSRLSKVYSQSTLSLSTVANEANNLGVKRPTSRAPSPSGLMSPSRLPGSRERDWENGSNASSPASVPEYTGPRLYKEPSAKSNKFIIHNALSHCCLAGKVNEPQKNRILEEIEKSKANHFLILFRDSSCQFRALYTLSGETEELSRLAGYGPRTVTPAMVEGIYKYNSDRKRFTQIPAKTMSMSVDAFTIQGHLWQGKKPTTPKKGGSTPK, from the exons AGCATGTGCCCTCGGAGCTGTGGGAGCCCTTCTACACGGACCAGTACGCGCAGGAGCACGTGAAGCCCCCGGTGACGCGGCTGCTGCTCTCGGCCGAGCTCTACTGCCGGGCCTGGCGCCAGGCGCTGCCGCAGCTCGAGACACCCCCCAGCCCCGCCGCCTTACTGGCCCTGCTGGCGCGGAGGGGCACGGTGCCCGCGCTGCCCGAGCGCCCAGTGCAGGAGGCCGACCTCAGGCACCAGCCCATCCTCATG GGAGCCCACCTGGCTGTCATTGACGCTCTCATGGTTGCCTTCGCTTTGGAGTGGACAAAGACGGTGCCCGGTCCGTTGGCCCTGGCCAGCTTGGAGCACAAGCTCCTTTTCTGGGTGGACACG accATCCGGCGGCTGCAGGAGAAGACAGAACAGGAAGCCGCCCAGAGAGCATCTCCCGCGGCCCCTGCAGATGGGGTGGCCCCAGCGCAGCCCTCG TGCCCCACACGCTGGTACTGGAAGCTGGTTCCT CACGCAATTGCCTTCTGTTTGAAGGAGTCGGGGAGCAAACCCCCCATG ATCCGATACCGCAAGGACCGTGCCGTGGCCCGACGCGCCCCCTGCTTTCCAACAGTGACCAGCCTCCAGGACCTGGCAAGTGGGGCTGCGCTGGCCGCCACAATCCACTGCTATTGTCCCCAGCTGTTGCGACTGGAGG AGGTGTGCCTCAAAGACCCCATGTCTGTGGCGGACAGCCTGTACAACCTCCAGCTGGTGCAGGATTTCTGCGCCTGCCGCCTTCCTCGTGGCTGCCCGCTGTCTCTCGAAGACCTGCTTTATGTCCCACCGCCCCTCAAG ATCAACCTGGTGGTGCTGCTGGCCGAGATGTTCATGTGCTTCGAGGTGCTCAAACCCGACTTCGTGCAGGCCAAGGACCTGCCTGACAGTCACG CTGCCTCCCCCCGGGCCATGGAGGCCTCCACCCCTCAGAACGGCAGTGGCAGCAG TTCTCCTGTCTTCAACTTCCGCCACCCTCTCCTGTCATCTGGCAGCCCCCAGTCCCCACTCCGTGGATCTACAG GCTCGCTGAAGTCCTCCCCGTCCATGTCCCACATGGAGGCCCTCGGCAAGGCCTGGAACCGTCAGCTCAG CGACGTGGATGTTGTCATGGGAGACCCCGTCCTCCTGCGCTCCGCCAGCTCGGACAGCCTGGGTCCCCCGCGCTCCGTGCCCGCCCGGACCCCCGCCCAGCCACCCCCGGAGCCTGGTGACCTGCCCACCATCGAGGAGGCCCTACAGATCATCCACAGTGCCGAGCCCCGGCTGCTCCCGGATGGGGCTGCCGACGGCAGCTTCTACCTCCACTCCCCGGAGGGGCCCTCCAAACTGCCACTGGCCTCCCCGTACCCGCCCGAGGGGGCCTCAAAACCACTGCCCGATGGGCCCACCAAAGCACCCGTCTACTTGCCCCACCCCGAGGGCCCCTTGAAACCGTCTCCCTGCCCAGCCGGGGAGGTATCGAAACTGCCAGCCCTGTCTGAGGGCTCCCCAAAGGCGGCGGCTTCGTCCCCGGCGGCCAGCAACTCGGAAGTGAAGATGACCAGCTTTGCTGAACGCAAGAAGCAGCTAGTGAAGGCCGAGCCCGAGGCTGGGTCCCCGGCAGCCGGCTCAGCGGCCCCGGAGGCCCTGAGCTCGGAGATGAGTGAGCTTGGAGCCCGGCTAGAGGAGAAGCGCCGGGCTATAGAAGCGCAGAAGCGCCGGATCGAGGCCATCTTTGCCAAGCACCGGCAGCGCCTGGGCAAGAGCGCCTTCCTGCAGGTGCAGCCCCGGGAGGCCGGcggggaggtggaggtggaggaggagctgggcccGGCCTCTGGTGGGGAGCGGCCAGCAGGCGAGGGCCAGGGCGAGCCGGCCCCACGGCCCAAGGCAGTGACCTTCTCGCCAGAACTGGGCCCGGCGCCCCCCGAGGGGCTGGGGGACTACAACCGGGCCGTCAGCAAGCTGAGCGCCGCCTTGAGCTCGCTGCAGCGGGACATGCAGAGGCTCACGGACCAGCAGCAGCGGCTCCTGGCCCCACCCGAGGCCCCcgcgccggccccgccgcccgccgcgtGGGTCATCCCTGGCCCCACGACGGGTCCCAAAGCCGcgtcccccagccctgcccggcGCGCCCCAGCCGCCCGGCGCAGCCCCGGGCCCGGCCCCAGCCCGACACCCCGCAGCCCGAAGCATGCACGGCCAGCGGAGCTGCGGCTGGCGCCCCTGACGAGGGTGCTCACGCCTCCCCACGATGTAGACAGCCTCCCCCACCTGCGCAAGTTCTCGCCGAGCCAGGTGCCTGTGCAGACACGCTCCTCTATCCTCCTGGCGGAGCGGCCGCCTCCTGAGGAGCCTGCGGCCCGGCCCGGCCTCATCGAGATCCCACTGGGCAGCCTGGGAGAGCCCCCGGCCGAGGATGAGGGAGACGGGAGCCCCCCTGGGGCTGAGGACTCCTTAGAGGAAGAGGCGTCTTCAGAGGGAGAGCCCCGAGCTGGGCTGGGCTTCTTCTATAAG GATGAAGACAAGCCTGAGGACGAGATGGCTCAGAAGCGGGCCAGCCTGCTGGAGCGCCAGCAGCGGCGGGCGGAGGAGGCCCGGCGGCGGAGGCAGTGGCAGGAGGCCGAGAGGGAGCAGCGCCGGGAGGAGGCCGCGCG GCTGGCCCAGGAGGAGGCGGCCCCTGGGCCCCCggcccccccagcccctgcgGCGACCCCGGCCCCTGCTGCCAGGGCCCCGGCCGAGGAGGAGGTGGGCCCCCGGCGCGGGGAGTTCACGCGGCTGGAGTACGAGCGACGGGCCCAGCTGAAGCTGATGGATGACCTCGATAAGGTGCTGCGGCCCCGGGCTGCGGGGACAGGGGGCCCAGGCCGGGGTGGACGCAGGGCCCCCCGGCCACGCTCTGGTTGCTGTGATGATTCGGCCCTGGCACGGAGCCCGGCCCGCGGCCTGCTGG GCTCTCGGCTCAGCAAGGTCTACTCCCAGTCCACGCTGTCACTGTCCACCGTGGCCAACGAGGCCAACAACCTAGGCGTGAAGAGGCCCACGTCTCG GGCTCCCTCCCCCTCCGGCCTCATGTCCCCGAGCCGCCTGCCTGGCAGCCGAGAACGGGACTGGGAGAATGGCAGCAACGCCTCCTCCCCGGCGTCGGTCCCGGAGTACACAG GTCCGCGGCTGTACAAGGAGCCCAGTGCCAAGTCCAACAAGTTCATCATCCACAACGCCCTGTCCCACTGCTGCCTGGCGGGCAAGGTGAACGAGCCGCAGAAGAACCGCATTCTCGAG GAGATCGAGAAGAGCAAGGCCAACCACTTCCTGATCCTCTTCCGCGACTCGAGCTGCCAGTTCCGGGCCCTCTACACGCTGTCGGGGGAGACGGAGGAGCTGTCGCGGCTGGCGGGCTACGGCCCGCGGACAGTGACGCCCGCCATGGTGGAGGGCATCTACAAGTACAACTCGGACCGCAAGCGCTTCACGCAGATCCCTGCCAAGACCATGTCCATGAGCGTGGATGCCTTCACCATCCAGGGTCACCTCTGGCAGGGCAAGAAGCCCACCACCCCCAAGAAGGGCGGCAGCACCCCCAAATAG